A stretch of Flavobacterium sp. N1994 DNA encodes these proteins:
- the ruvA gene encoding Holliday junction branch migration protein RuvA, with amino-acid sequence MIAHIQGKLIEKSPTEVVIDCNGVGYHINISLHTFSLLPNSDFIKLFTHLQIKEDAHSLFGFVEKSERELFKLLLTVSGIGASIARTMLSSLDPKQIIQAIASADVGTIQSIKGIGSKTAQRVILDLKEKVLKIYDLSEISTSQHNINREESLSALEVLGFIRKNAEKVVDKILKENPEAGVEVIIKQALKNL; translated from the coding sequence ATGATTGCACACATTCAAGGAAAATTAATTGAAAAATCACCTACCGAGGTTGTAATTGACTGCAATGGTGTTGGTTATCACATAAATATTTCTTTGCATACCTTTTCATTACTTCCCAATTCCGATTTTATTAAGTTATTTACCCATCTTCAAATCAAGGAGGATGCTCATTCTTTGTTTGGTTTTGTAGAAAAATCTGAACGTGAGTTGTTTAAATTATTACTTACCGTATCAGGAATTGGTGCTAGTATTGCTAGAACGATGTTATCCTCTTTAGATCCAAAACAAATCATACAGGCTATTGCTAGTGCTGATGTTGGAACAATTCAATCGATCAAAGGAATCGGCAGTAAAACGGCGCAACGGGTTATATTGGATTTAAAAGAAAAAGTGTTAAAAATCTATGATTTAAGTGAAATTTCTACTTCACAGCACAATATTAATCGAGAAGAATCGTTATCTGCCTTAGAGGTTTTGGGATTCATTAGAAAGAATGCCGAAAAAGTAGTGGATAAAATCCTAAAAGAAAACCCTGAAGCAGGAGTAGAAGTAATAATCAAACAAGCTTTAAAAAATTTATAG